A genomic segment from Schistocerca piceifrons isolate TAMUIC-IGC-003096 chromosome 4, iqSchPice1.1, whole genome shotgun sequence encodes:
- the LOC124794721 gene encoding neuropeptide-like protein 32, which produces MFRLSLLVLAMAVTVAFCIPADVDPQPEEAQETLGTAESAWGGRGWGGRGWGGGWGGRGWGGGWGGRGWGGGYGGRGWGGGWGGGGWGGRGWHYG; this is translated from the coding sequence TTGCTGGTGCTAGCGATGGCGGTGACGGTCGCCTTCTGCATCCCCGCAGACGTCGATCCACAGCCAGAGGAAGCCCAGGAGACGCTGGGAACCGCCGAGTCTGCGTGGGGCGGCCGCGGCTGGGGCGGCCGCGGCTGGGGAGGCGGCTGGGGCGGCAGAGGCTGGGGAGGCGGCTGGGGCGGCAGAGGCTGGGGAGGCGGCTACGGGGGCAGAGGCTGGGGCGGCGGCTGGGGCGGCGGCGGCTGGGGAGGCCGCGGCTGGCACTACGGCTGA